The genomic window TTGTAGGTGGCCTGGGGGTTGGACACGGCCAGGGGCAGGTCGGCCTTGAGGGAGCTCTGGGAGGACTTCCAGTCCACGAGGTTGGCCACTTCCACGCGGTCGCCGCCCTGGGTGAGGCTGAAGGTCTGCTGGAAGCGCGAGTCCTCCGACTCCCGCTCCACCTGCAGCGAGACGCGCACGGGGCCGTTCTCCAGGACCGTGATGCGCGCGGGGCCCGAAACGAAGGCCCGGGCGGGTTTCTGGCGGTCGGTCCAGTCCATGTTCCAGGCCGGCCACCGGGAGGGCTTCTCGTGCTGGAAGGCCAGGCGCCCCGGCCCCGACAGGAGCTCGCGGCGGTTCACCTTGTCGTAGATGCCGCCGAGATCGCCGGAGTCCAGGACCGTGACGCGGTAGCGGGCGTTCTCCAGCACCCGGGCCGTGACGGAGAGTTCCCTGCCTTCGGCGGCCGGACCGGCCTGGAGGCCGAAGACCGCGAAGCCCACGGAAGGCACCTTGGCCCGGAAGATCACGTGGCGCTTTCCGTCGGCGCCCACCGTGAGCTGGGTGGGCAGCTTGCGGCCGGCCCCGTCGGTTGCGACGAGGTTCCCGGCCCCGGCCAGGGCCGCGGGGACCAGGGCGTCCACCACGTCCTCCCGGGCGATGCCCAGGGGATTGAAGACCACCAGGGGCACGCCCGCCACCCGCGTGTCCAGTCCGCGCGTGACGGCGGCGACTCCGTCCTCCAGGCTCCCCTGGAAGGCCTTGGCCGCCAGGAGCTCGTCGTTCCAGGCGTATTCGTAGCTCTTGGGCAGGCAGGTGCCGGGCAGGATGTCGTGGAACTCGTTGCGGAGCATCAGGCCCCAGGCCTTCTCCAGCGTGGCGGCGGGATAGGGGGCGGCGCCCAGGAGGTGGGCCGCGGTGCTGGCCTTTTCCGCCGCGTCCGCCAAGAGTTCGTTGCGCCGGTTCAGGTGCTTCATGAAGGCCTGCGAGGAGAGCGAACCTGCGGAGTGCTCGATGAGGAGGAGGTCCCCGCGGTAGGACGGGAGCTTCGCCTTCTGGGCGTCCGTGATGGCGTTGAACATGAGGTCCGCCCGGCCCGCGACGATGTTCACGGGGCCCTTGGCCTTGAGCCCGGCCCAGAGGGTGGCCAGGGAATCCGGGAAGGGCGATCCGCCCTCGTCCCCGTTGCCGTTGTAGAGGTAGTCCACCTTCAGGCCCGAGGCGGCGCCGTTGGCGTCCAGGCGCTTCACCCAGGCCTCCCCGTCAAGGGGCGCGGTGAGGTGGGCGTCGTAGGTTCCCGCGTTGAGGGCGGCGACCACGGAGTTCCCGTCGGGACCTTCCCACCGCCCCACGTTGAAGGGGATGCCCGCGGCGGAGTGCCACGTGAGCTTCTGGGTGGAGAAGCCCTTGAGGCCGCAGTGGGCGAGGATGGAGGGCAGGGAGGCGGGGAACCCGAAGCAGTCCGGCAGCATGAAGTCCGAGCTCTCGGTGCCGAATTCCCGCTTGAAGAAGGTGTGGCCCACCAGCAGCTGGCGGATGACGGACTCCGAGGCGGGCACGTTCACGTCCGATTCCTCCCAGGCGTTGGAGGAGGGCCACCACTGGCCCTTGGCCACGTAGCCCTTGAGGCGCGCGTACTCGGCCGGGTAGTACTCCTTGATCAGCTGGTAGCGCCCGGCGCCGGACCAGTTGAAGACGTATTCCGGATGCTCCTCCATGATGCGGAAGTTGTCGTAGAGTGTGTTCCGGAGCATCTCCCGGACCACCAGGGGGTAGGCCCACCGCCACTGGGTGTCCAGGTGGGAGTAGTTGGCGACGAAGAGGGTCCGGCCCTTTTCGAGGTCCGGCGCCGCGGCGATCAGCGAAGCCAGGGACGTGGTGAGGGAGGCGGCGAGGAGGGTTCTGCGCATGGGTTTTTCCTGTCAGACGGGGGTGATGACCTGGCTCAAGAGGTGGGAGAGGATGGCCTGGGATGTGGGCGCGCTGCGAAGGGCGTCGCGGAAGGCCTCGTCCATGAGCTTGCGGGCGAGGCGCGCGAAGATGCGGAGGTGCTCCTGGCCGCCGTCGTCGGCCGGGGTGGCCAGGAACAGGAGGCAGTCCACGGGGAGCCCGTCCAGGGAGCCCCACTCGACGGGTTCCGCCAGGCGCAGGACGGCCAGGGACGGGGTCTCCACGGCGAAGGACTTGCAGTGGGGCACCGCGAAGCCGAAGCCGACGCCCGTGGCGTAGGTGAGCTCGCGCTCCCAGGCGGCCTCCTCCAGGGCCAGCGGGTCCCGGGCCCGGCCCAGGGCCGCCATGCGCTCCGCCAGGAGCTTGATGGCCTCCTCCTTGGTGGCGCAGGATGCGCGGGCCTCGATGAGGTCCAGGGTGACCAGCTCGGCGGCCTGCGGGTTCCCGGCGCGCTCGCGCAAGAGGGTCTCCACTCCGTCCGCGTCGTCCGAGTCGAGGGCGCGCACGGCCAGGGCCCGGCACTGCCCGGAATCCAGGTGCGCCAGGGTCCTCCGCGCCTCCGGCAGGAGGGCCGGGGCCATGCTCAGCGTGCGGAAGCCGAGTCCGACCAGGAGGGGCAGAAGCCAGGGCCGGCCCGCCATCTCGCCGCAGAGGCTGACGGGGCGCCCGGAGGCCTCCGCCACGATGCGATCCAGCACCCGGAGCGTCGCCGGGTGCCAGTCGTGGGAGGCCTTGGCGACCCGCGCGTCCCCGCGGTCCGCCGCGAAGAGGTACTGCACCAGGTCGTTGGTCCCGACGCAAAGGAAGTCGGCCTCCCGGGCCAGGGAGGCCAGGTTCAGGGCCGCGGCGGGCACTTCCACCATGATGCCCAGGGGCAGGGGCGCCCGCATCACCTCGGCCATCAGCGCGCGCACCGCGCGGATCTCCACGGCCTCGGCGACCATGGGGATCATGAGGCGCAGGTCCCCGTGGGCCGCCGCCCGCGAAGCCGCGCGCAGCTGCGTCCGCACCAGCTCCGGGTGGACCGCGTACCAGCGCACGCCGCGGCGCCCCAGGTAGGGGTTGACCTCCGGGGGCAGGGGCAGGTAGGGCAGGGGCTTGTCGCCGCCCACGTCCAGGAGCCGGAGCACCACGGGCCTGCCTTCGGCGGCCTCCAGGACCTGGCGGTAGGCCTGGTACTGCTCCTCCTCGCCGGGGGCGGACTCCCGGTCCAGGAAGAGCATCTCGGAGCGGAAGAGCCCGATGCCCTCGGCGCCGCACGCGAAGGCCGGGCCGGCCTCCGGGGCGCCCAGGATGTTGGCCTGGAGTTCGATGCGCACGCCGTCGGAGGTGAGGCCGGACTGGGGGGCCGGCCGGCGGGACCGTTCGCGGGCCTCGATGGCGTAGTAGGCGTCCAGGGCCGGGGGGGGATCCGGGATCAGGAGGCCCCGGTCCCCGTCGACCGTGATCCGCTGCCCAGGCGGGAAGGCGGGTCCTTCGGCCCCGGCCACGCAGGGGATGCCGAAATTGCGGGCCAGGATCGCCGTGTGGGAGGTGGCGGCGCCCTCGGCGAGCACCAGGCCGCGGACGAGGCTGCGGTCCAGCGCCAGGAGCCGGGAGGGGGTCAGGTCGTGGGCCACGACCACGCAGGGGCCGGGCAGGTCCAGGACGTCCGGCGCGGCGCCGGTGAGTTCGGCCAGGAGCCGTTCGCCCAGGTCCTGGACGTCCAGGGCCCGCTCCTGCAGGTAGGCGCTGCTGGAGGCCAGGAGCCGGGCCCGGGCCCACCGCACGCCCCAGTCCACGGCCGCGGGGGCCCCGTGGGCGAGGCCCTCCTCCATCACGCCGATCCACTCCTCGTCCTGGAGCATGGCGGCCTGGGCCTCCAGCACCGCGGTGCGGGCGGGATCGCCGGGCTGGGCCGCGGCGGCCCGCAGGGCCCCGAGCACCTTGGCCAGGGCGGCGTGCAGGGCCAGGGAGGCCCCCACGGGGTCCAGGCAGGGCCCCTGGGCGATCTCGGCCTTGGGGGCGTGGGCCAGCACGGCCGGGCCCGAACCCACGCCGGGGGCCACCGGGACGCCCTCCCGGAAGGCGCAGCCGGCCCGGGCGAGGATGCGGTGGATGGCGATGCCGGCCCGGGCTCCGGGCTGGGCGGCCTCGCCCGGCGTGTCGCAGGCCAGGAAGGCGCCGTGGATGAATTCGGCCAGGTCCGCCAGCGCCTTCTCCCCCTCGGGGCCCTCGGCCAGGATGCGGCAGGGGTCCTGGTGGCGGGTGTCGGTGGCCAGCAGGCCCAGGAGGTTGCCCAGGGGCGCGCGGGCCCCGGTGCGGTCGTTGATGAACATGCAGTGGGCCTCGAAGGCCAGGGCCCGGTCCCGCAGCACGGCCGCGGGCCGCGCGTGGAGCCCTCCGGGGAGGGGGAAGGGGAACGCGGCTTCCCGGGTCATTGGAGGCGGCTGAAGATCTCGGCGGGGTTCCGGATGGCCTGCTGCACCGGCACTTCCAGGATCCGCGGGACGGCTGCGAAACGCTCCCGGCCGGTCACGGGGATGTCCGCGGCCAGGATGAGGACCTCGGCGCCCTCGATGTCACTTTCCGTGAGGCGGTTCTCCACGCCCATGGCGCCCTGGGTCTCCACCTTGACCTGGTGCCCCAGCGCGGTTCCGGCGCGCTCCAGGCACTCGGCGGCCATGTAGGTGTGGGCGATGCCCGTGGGGCAGGCCGTGATGGCGATGATCTTCACATGGCCTCCTTGGGCTTTCCGGCCCGGACGAGATTCATGGCGACGGCAACGGCGAGGGTGCCCGCCAGGATGGACGCGAGGTACCACAGGCGGTGGTCCACCACCGGCATGACGATGAGGCCGCCGTGGGGGGCGTGGTCGCCCACCCCGCCCAGCATGGCCAGGACCGCGCCCAGGGCGGAGCCGCCCATGATGACGGGGATGACCCGCAGGGGGTCGGCGGCCGCGAAGGGGATGGCGCCCTCGGTGATGCCGATGGTGCCCATGGCCAGGGCGGCCAGTCCCGACTCCCGCTCCTGGGCGCTCCAGCGGGAGGGGGCCAGCAGCGTGGCCAGGCCCAGGCCCAGCGGCGGGATGCAGATGGCCGCGGCGCAGGCGCCCATGACGGCCACGTTGCCCTCCTTGATCATGGCCACCCCGAAGAAGAAGGCGGTCTTGTTCACGGGGCCGCCCATGTCGAAGGCGATCATGGCGCCCAGCACCAGGCCCAGGAGGACCTGGTTGCCGCTGCCCAGGCTCCGCAGCGCGTGGCCCATGAAGACCATGAGATCCCGGATGGGCGCGCCCAGGAGGCCGTACATCAGCAGGCCCACCGCCACCGAGGAGAGCACCGGGATCACGAGGATGGGCATGATGGGCCGCAGCAGGCGGTTCACGGGAATCCGCTTCAGGAGCATCACGGCGCCCCCGGCCAGGAGCCCCGCGATGATGCCGCCCAGGAACCCGGCGCCCACGGTGTTGGCCACGAAGCCCCCCACGAAGCCCGGGACGAGGCCGGGCCGGTCCGCCATTCCGAAGGCGATGTAGCCCGCCAGCACCGGCACCACCAGGGTGAAGGCCGCCGAGCCGATGTCCAGGAGCAGCTTGAGGAGGGGGGCGTGGCTGAAGTCGGGCCCCAGACCGGGCCGCATGGGCGCGAAGGCGATGGAGAAGGCGATGAGGATGCCCCCGCAGGCCACGAAGGGGATGACGTGGGAGACCCCGCACAGCAGGTACTGCTTGAGGTGCTTCAGGACTTCGCGCATGACCGCTCCAGGGGGGACATGGAGAGCATAGGGGGTCCCCGGACACTCCGGATAGCCGCACTTCTGGCAGACTGTTAGCACTTTCTGACACTGGACCGGACTCATGCCCGAACTCACCACCTTCGCGCCCACCGCCCTCGAGGAAGCCTGGGGCCTCTACGCCACGGCCGTGGGTTCCATGGAGGGGGTCATGGGAGCGCCCTCCGGAGGCTGGCGGCTGCTCTACCTCGTGCGCGGGGAGGCGCTGCTGGGACGGCACCGCCTTCGGGTGGAGGCGGGGGAGGTGGTGCTCCTGGACGGCCGGGAGGCCTGCGACCTGGTCCCCGATCCCGTGCGGGGCTGCACCTTCCACCACGTGGATTTCGGCGGCGCATGGATGGAGCGGTGGGCGGGACTTGACCTTTTCGGAACCCCTCCCCGGGTGGTGCGGGCCGGGTTCGACGAGGGCCTCCTGGGGGCCATCGTCAAGCTGAGGGAGCTGGCCCGCAACCCGCCCCCCGGGGCGGGGCTCCTCATGGCGGGAGTCCTGGGGGACCTCCTGGCGAGGCTGGAGATCGCCGGGCGCCAGGGGGGGGCCGAGGGCCGCCGGGGGCGCCTGGTGCGCGACGCCCGGCGCATCCTGGCCGACCCCGCCGGGGACCGCCTCAACCTGGAGGCCGCCGCCGCCGAGCTGGGGGTGAGCTACTCGTGGTTCCGGCGCAGCTTCCGCGCCCAGACGGGCCTGGCTCCCCAGCGCTACCGCCTCCTCCTGCGCCTGGACCGGGCCTGCCGGATGCTGGCGGATTCCAGCCTCACCGTGGGCGCCGTGGCCGAGGCGCTGGGCTTCAGTTCGCAGGCGTACTTCGCTCGCATGTTCCGCCGGGAGACGGGGCTCTCCCCGACGGTCTGGCGCTCGAAACGCGTGAACCTGGGAGGGGATTCCGGCATCTGAATGGCAAGGAGTTCCCCATGGGTTCGAAGGTGTTGAGGATCGCAGCGGTGGCTGCCCTCGCCGCGGCTGCGGCGTTCGGCGCGGAGCGGACGCTGGTGCTCGTGCAGGGCAAGGCCGTTCGGAATTCCGCCCGGGTCAAGGCCTGGTCCTTGAGCGAGAACGGACTCTTCTCCCTGCCCAGGGAAGGGGAGTTCTTCCGGGTGCCTCAGGGCCGGACCCTCGTGATCACCGAGGTCGCCTTCACCCTGCGCGGGAAGGTGAACAGGTCCGCCCGGGCCCTGCGGCTGGGCATCATCCTGAAGCAGGGCAACACCAGCTACGACCTGGCCGGGATCACCACCCGCCTGGAGTCCCGCCTCACCGCCAACATCGTGGGCAAGCGCTTCTCGCCGGGCCTCCTGGTGCCCGCGGGCGCCGAGGTGCAGGGGGAGCTGTCGGAGCTCGAAGCCGGGGGGACCCCGGTGGTGATGGACGTGAACCTGTACGGCTACTACCAGTAGCCGGATCTACGCCCCGGGGGCCTCGGTGACGGTGAGGTTCACATCGGTCCTGGGCGGCGCGTCCTCCACCAGTTCGGGCGTGAGGATGATCATCAGTTCCGATTTGGAGGACTCCTTCAGGGTGCTTGCGAACAGGTGCCCCAGAAGGGGGATCCGGGAAAGGAAGGGCACCCCGTTGCGGCCTGAATCCGTGTTCTCGCGGGTCAGTCCTCCCAGCACGAGGACTTCGCCGCTGACGGCCTTCACCGTGGTCTGCGCCTCCGAGGTGATGACGTTGGGGACCTGGGCGCCGTTGACGGTGGTGAAACCGGCGACGGCGGTGACCTGCGGGTAGAGGCTCAGGACCATGTCGTTGTCCAGGCCCACCTGCACGCCCACCTGGAGATACACGCCGACCTTGGCCTCCTGGACCCCATAGATGGCGGTACCGTTGCTGCCTTCCCTGCCCTTGAACTCCGGGTAGGCGTACTTCCTGCCGTCGAGGAGGAAGCTGCGCTCGCCGTCCAGGATCGTGAGGGTGGGGTTGGAGATGGTCCTGGCGATGCCCTTCTGCTCCAGGGCGTTGAGCGTTGCGTTGACCACCAGCGGCGAGTGGGCGAATTTCCCCATCCGGAGCCCGTCCACCAGCGTTGCGGTGCTGGTGGAAGGCGCCGCGCCGGCGGCGTCGACGTTGACCCGCTCCGTGGCCTTGAGGTCGACGGAGTTCATCCAGTCCACGCCGAGGTTGAGGGAGGCGCTTTCCGAGAGGGTGATGACCTTCACGCTGAGGCGCACCATCTTCCTGGGCCGGTCGAGCTTCTGGGCCAGGGTCAGGGCCCGGCGCACCAGGTCCGCGGGGCCGGTGATGACCACGTCGTGGGTGCGGTAGTCCTTGTCCGTGGCGCCCAGGGCCTTGACCTGCCCCGCCTGGGATTCGCCGCTGGAGCCCTCCTTGAGCTCCGGCGACAGGAACACGGGGCCGGCGACGGCCTTGATCCCGGGCAGGAGGCCGGCGAGGGTTCCGGCCATGTCGCTGGCCTTCACCCGCCGGCAGCGGTAGGTGGCGTCCAGCTCGGCCTCCCCGGCCTGGGGATACCTCAGGCGCAGGTCCATGGACATGCCCACGGCAAAGCCGTCGTCCACTTTGCGGAAATCCAGGCCCCCCGCGGCCAGGATCTGGGCCAGGGCCTTCTCGAAGGGCAGATCCCTGAAGCTCACGTTCACCAGCTGCCCGGGCATCTCCAGGATGACCATGGGCCTTCCGCTCTTGAGCGCGAGGGCCTTGAGCAGGACCGTCACCTCCTGGCGGTTGGCGTCCAGCGAGTACCGCGGGCCCGGGCCGGCGGCAGGGGAAGGCCCGCTGGGGTTCACCACCGCGAAGGGCGGGTTCTGTCCCGGGTCGAAGATGGACCTGGCGAGGGGCGCGGCCTGGGGATCCTGGGACGCGAGGCGTCCGAAGGCGAGCCCGGTCAGCAGGATCGCGCGGGGCAGGGGGGTGCGCAGCGGCATGGCGAAACGCCTCAGGGAGCCCTGAAATCCTTGGCGGGATCGGGGTTCGGAGATTTCGGAACGGTCGTGCAGAAGAAGCCGAGGATCTGGGCGCCGCTGGCGGTGAGGGAGAGCCTGCCGTTCCGCACGACCGCCTTTTCCACCGAGAACGGTCCCAGGGCCTTGATGGGAGCGGGGCTTCCGCCGGACCAGGCGCCCGTCAGGGCGAGGTTTCGCGACAGCAGGATGCCGGTGACCAGAAGGGGCATGATGCCGGGATCCCGGTCGGCGGGGTTGCCGGTGGAGACCATGGTGAACCCGCTGCTCTTCCAGAGGCGCCAGCCGGAGCTCTTGAAGATGCCCGCGTCCAGCCAGGGGCGGGCGAAGTTCACCCGCTTGGTGTCCATGGTCAGCGTGACGGAACCGAGGAAGTCGGGAGGCAGGGCCGGGGCCGCGCCCGCCGTCTTCTCGAGCGGTACGGCCAGGTTCGCGGGGGCCAGGCTCTTTTCCGTCTGGGTCAGGCTGAAGGGATTCCAGCCTTCCGCCTTCAGCCAGGATTCCGCGGGCGGGGAGCAGGTGACGGAGAACCACTCCTCACCATGGCCATGGTTCGACCAGGCGGCCAGTTCGGAGGTGAGGTTGCTGAACAGGGCCTTGACGTTGGCGTTGTAGTGGGTCTCCAGGTCCTTCTGGGCGTCCTCGATGAGCTTGCGGTGGCCCTTTTCCTCCAGGTCCCGGGCGGCCTTGTCAACCGCTCGCTGGAGGTCGGCGGGCACGGCCTTGCCGGTGGCCTTCTGTTCGGTCCGGGCCAGGGTGAGGGCGTCCATGGCGGAGGCCCAGGCGGCCTTGCAGGCCAGGTAGGCCGCAAAGGCCGGGGTGGGCTTGCCGGGGGCCCTCCTGTCGTAGATGAGGCGGCGGGCCTCCAGTGCTTTCTGCTTCCTGGCCTGGTCCACGAAGTTGGTGATTTCAGCCGAAGCCAGGATGGTCCGGTAGGTGGAGGAGAGCGTCCGGCTTCCGGTGGTGTAGTAGCGGGCGGGAAGGGGGATCCTGTCGGCCAGGCTGGCCACGTGGAAGGGATCGGAGAGGAAGTCGTCGGTGACGGCCACGCCGGGGTGGGCCAGGAGGAGGAAGTCCCCCTTCTGGCCCAGGGCCTCGCCCGCGGAAAAGGATTCCGCCAGCTTGGCGTAGACCTTCTCCACGAGGGCGGTGTCAGGGCCGGCCAGCAGGACCGGCGCGGCGGCGAGGAAGGTGGCGGCGAGGCGCTTCATGGGTTGGGTCCGGGGCGCGAGAGGCTACTTGACCCAGGATGCGGGAGAGCGGTCGGGAGCGGTGCCGATGAGGCCCAGGATCTGCACGTCCGGAGCGCTCACGCCGGTGGCCGTGAAGGTGGTCGAGGACTTCCTGCCTGCCTGGGTCTTGTCGTAGCCGCCCGCGAGGGTGAAGGGGCCGAGGCCGATCCTGGCCTTCACGGACATCTTGTTCTGGTATTCGCTCATCTCGGCCGCGCTCAGGGTGGTGTCCAGCCTGAGGTCCTTCACGAGAAGCAGCGCGGTCGTGAGCACGGGCATGGCGCAGGTCCTGTCCCGGTTGGTCACCAGATTGCCGAAGGAGATCTCCTTGAAATTCACCGTCGCCGGGAGCTTCCAGCGGTCGTTCTTCAGGACCAGGTCGTCGAACCAGCTCCGGTAGATGTTCACGCGCTTGACCTTGAAGGTGATCTTGAGGTCCTCGTGGTCCATCAGGGCCGAAGCGCTGTAGTCCGTCTTGGAGAAGGCGCCGTCGAGGCTGAACCAGGAATGGGAGCCCTTGACGCTGGCATTGATGGCCTCACGGCTCATCTTGTTCTCGTCGACCTTCTTGGCGTAGTCGAAGCTGATTTCGGTCCAGCCGTCGTTCGTCTTCCAGTCCTTGGGCTGGGGGTAGAAAAAGGTGTTGAAGTTGTGATCCACGGTGGCCATCTGCAACCGCTCGTTCAGCGCCTGCCAGTAGGCGTCGCCGCTCTTGGCCCCCAGGCTCCGGAGGATCTGGGTCTGCCTGTCGTACTCGATCTTGCCGCCTTCGTTCTCCCATTTCGTCATGGCGGCGGCCTTCTTCTGCTTGTAGATGAAGGGGGCCTCCTTGCCGTTCTGGGCCGCGGCCTCCTCATTCGCGAGGGCCTCCCAGTAGGCGTCCCGCAAGGCCTCGTACTTGCCGACCTTGGCCTTGTCGTTGACGTAGGCCTTCGCGGCCTTCAGCTGGGCCTCTTCCGCCGCGGTGAGGCTGACCTTTTCGGTGGGCTGGGCGTTCTGGGCGATGGCCCTGAAGATCGTGGAGTACCGCATGTTGCCATTGGCCACGTAGTTGGGGTTGGCCATGGGCACCACGTCCACGATGTCGTTGAGCATCACCTTCTGGTCCCGGCTCATCTCCGAGAAGTCGTCGGGCAGCATGGTCCCGGGGCGCTGCAGGATGAGCATGCTCTTGGAATTGTTGGCGCCGAACAGCAGGTTGTTCATCTGCATGTAGAGCTTGGTCATCCCGTCTTCGGCCTTCCTGGAGGCTGGCTTGGACTGCGCATCGGCCTGGGAGCCTGCGGCGAGCAGGCAGATGACAAGGGGGGTCAGGACCTTTCGGATCACGGAGAACTCCATTGATGGGGGTTTGCGGCCCTGGACCTGGAAGCGAGGGGCCTGGGGTGGGAGGTGCGGTTGCCCGTTGAAGGTTGGCAAGTTGATACCCAAGGTAGGAAAGCGGCGCGGTTTGTCAATGAATCATTGATAATTTGAAATCGCCAATCGGGTGTTTTTATTACTTAATGCCCGCTGTGATTGAATTAGTATCTTGCCCGGCGTTCTACATCGGATAAATTATAAATTGACTTTCGATCCATGCCGCCCCCCCCGGGGCCCTGATCCGGGTTACGACCATGCATTCCCTCCTCCGCTGGCTGTCTGGCCTTGCCCTCCTTGCCCTGCTGGCCTGCGGCGGGGACCCCGCGACCCTTGCGGTCACGCTCCGGGGTCCCGTGGACCCGATGCCCAGCCCGGGCGCGGCTGTGCGCCTGGAAGCGAAGCTGGACGGCCACGGCGCTGCGTCCGGGGAGCACACCTTCGAATGGCTGAAGGACGGCGAGGTGCTTGCAGGGGCCACGGGTCAGGTCCTCCTGCTGGACCCCGTGGCCCTGGAGGACGCCGGGTCCTACCAGGTGCGCGTGGACGGGGGGGGCGAGGATCTCGTGTCCGAGCCCTACGACCTCCTCCCGGCCGATCACGCCTGGATCGTCACCAGCGCCGCGGACGACGGGCCCGGCACCCTCCGGGAGGTCCTGCAGGCGGCCGAAGGGTTCGACGGCGTCGTCGGCATCCAGTTCGGCCTGCCGCAGGACGAGCCGTGGACCATCCACCTCCAGAGCGGCCTTCCCCCCATCGCGGCCAAGGTCCGCATCCTGGGCCCCGCCCGCCGGACCTTGACGGTGGACGGGGGCGGGGCCCACCGTCCCTTCGCCGTGGACGGGGGCGACGTGGTGCTCGACGGGTTCACGGTGGCCAACGGCCTGGCCAAGGGCGGGGACGCCCCGGGCGGAGGAGGCGGGGCCGCGGGCATGGGGGGAGGCCTGTTCATCAACGACGGCAACGTGCTCCTGCGCCGCATGACCTTCTCCGGCAACCGC from Geothrix sp. 21YS21S-2 includes these protein-coding regions:
- the ptsP gene encoding phosphoenolpyruvate--protein phosphotransferase → MTREAAFPFPLPGGLHARPAAVLRDRALAFEAHCMFINDRTGARAPLGNLLGLLATDTRHQDPCRILAEGPEGEKALADLAEFIHGAFLACDTPGEAAQPGARAGIAIHRILARAGCAFREGVPVAPGVGSGPAVLAHAPKAEIAQGPCLDPVGASLALHAALAKVLGALRAAAAQPGDPARTAVLEAQAAMLQDEEWIGVMEEGLAHGAPAAVDWGVRWARARLLASSSAYLQERALDVQDLGERLLAELTGAAPDVLDLPGPCVVVAHDLTPSRLLALDRSLVRGLVLAEGAATSHTAILARNFGIPCVAGAEGPAFPPGQRITVDGDRGLLIPDPPPALDAYYAIEARERSRRPAPQSGLTSDGVRIELQANILGAPEAGPAFACGAEGIGLFRSEMLFLDRESAPGEEEQYQAYRQVLEAAEGRPVVLRLLDVGGDKPLPYLPLPPEVNPYLGRRGVRWYAVHPELVRTQLRAASRAAAHGDLRLMIPMVAEAVEIRAVRALMAEVMRAPLPLGIMVEVPAAALNLASLAREADFLCVGTNDLVQYLFAADRGDARVAKASHDWHPATLRVLDRIVAEASGRPVSLCGEMAGRPWLLPLLVGLGFRTLSMAPALLPEARRTLAHLDSGQCRALAVRALDSDDADGVETLLRERAGNPQAAELVTLDLIEARASCATKEEAIKLLAERMAALGRARDPLALEEAAWERELTYATGVGFGFAVPHCKSFAVETPSLAVLRLAEPVEWGSLDGLPVDCLLFLATPADDGGQEHLRIFARLARKLMDEAFRDALRSAPTSQAILSHLLSQVITPV
- a CDS encoding PTS fructose transporter subunit IIC; the encoded protein is MREVLKHLKQYLLCGVSHVIPFVACGGILIAFSIAFAPMRPGLGPDFSHAPLLKLLLDIGSAAFTLVVPVLAGYIAFGMADRPGLVPGFVGGFVANTVGAGFLGGIIAGLLAGGAVMLLKRIPVNRLLRPIMPILVIPVLSSVAVGLLMYGLLGAPIRDLMVFMGHALRSLGSGNQVLLGLVLGAMIAFDMGGPVNKTAFFFGVAMIKEGNVAVMGACAAAICIPPLGLGLATLLAPSRWSAQERESGLAALAMGTIGITEGAIPFAAADPLRVIPVIMGGSALGAVLAMLGGVGDHAPHGGLIVMPVVDHRLWYLASILAGTLAVAVAMNLVRAGKPKEAM
- a CDS encoding AraC family transcriptional regulator, which encodes MPELTTFAPTALEEAWGLYATAVGSMEGVMGAPSGGWRLLYLVRGEALLGRHRLRVEAGEVVLLDGREACDLVPDPVRGCTFHHVDFGGAWMERWAGLDLFGTPPRVVRAGFDEGLLGAIVKLRELARNPPPGAGLLMAGVLGDLLARLEIAGRQGGAEGRRGRLVRDARRILADPAGDRLNLEAAAAELGVSYSWFRRSFRAQTGLAPQRYRLLLRLDRACRMLADSSLTVGAVAEALGFSSQAYFARMFRRETGLSPTVWRSKRVNLGGDSGI
- a CDS encoding PTS fructose transporter subunit IIB translates to MKIIAITACPTGIAHTYMAAECLERAGTALGHQVKVETQGAMGVENRLTESDIEGAEVLILAADIPVTGRERFAAVPRILEVPVQQAIRNPAEIFSRLQ
- a CDS encoding type II secretion system protein GspD; the encoded protein is MPLRTPLPRAILLTGLAFGRLASQDPQAAPLARSIFDPGQNPPFAVVNPSGPSPAAGPGPRYSLDANRQEVTVLLKALALKSGRPMVILEMPGQLVNVSFRDLPFEKALAQILAAGGLDFRKVDDGFAVGMSMDLRLRYPQAGEAELDATYRCRRVKASDMAGTLAGLLPGIKAVAGPVFLSPELKEGSSGESQAGQVKALGATDKDYRTHDVVITGPADLVRRALTLAQKLDRPRKMVRLSVKVITLSESASLNLGVDWMNSVDLKATERVNVDAAGAAPSTSTATLVDGLRMGKFAHSPLVVNATLNALEQKGIARTISNPTLTILDGERSFLLDGRKYAYPEFKGREGSNGTAIYGVQEAKVGVYLQVGVQVGLDNDMVLSLYPQVTAVAGFTTVNGAQVPNVITSEAQTTVKAVSGEVLVLGGLTRENTDSGRNGVPFLSRIPLLGHLFASTLKESSKSELMIILTPELVEDAPPRTDVNLTVTEAPGA
- a CDS encoding glycoside hydrolase family 38 C-terminal domain-containing protein — encoded protein: MRRTLLAASLTTSLASLIAAAPDLEKGRTLFVANYSHLDTQWRWAYPLVVREMLRNTLYDNFRIMEEHPEYVFNWSGAGRYQLIKEYYPAEYARLKGYVAKGQWWPSSNAWEESDVNVPASESVIRQLLVGHTFFKREFGTESSDFMLPDCFGFPASLPSILAHCGLKGFSTQKLTWHSAAGIPFNVGRWEGPDGNSVVAALNAGTYDAHLTAPLDGEAWVKRLDANGAASGLKVDYLYNGNGDEGGSPFPDSLATLWAGLKAKGPVNIVAGRADLMFNAITDAQKAKLPSYRGDLLLIEHSAGSLSSQAFMKHLNRRNELLADAAEKASTAAHLLGAAPYPAATLEKAWGLMLRNEFHDILPGTCLPKSYEYAWNDELLAAKAFQGSLEDGVAAVTRGLDTRVAGVPLVVFNPLGIAREDVVDALVPAALAGAGNLVATDGAGRKLPTQLTVGADGKRHVIFRAKVPSVGFAVFGLQAGPAAEGRELSVTARVLENARYRVTVLDSGDLGGIYDKVNRRELLSGPGRLAFQHEKPSRWPAWNMDWTDRQKPARAFVSGPARITVLENGPVRVSLQVERESEDSRFQQTFSLTQGGDRVEVANLVDWKSSQSSLKADLPLAVSNPQATYNWDLGTIQRGNNDPKKYEVPTHGWMDLTDAKGDYGVTVLTGAKYGSDKPDDHTLRLTLLYTPGVDKDYREQRWQDWGRHAFTYGIAGHKGDWRKAGSPWLAQRQDRPLEAFQATPHAGPLGRAFSLLQVSGAQVAIQAVKRAEDGEGIVVRLQELDGAAASVALKAAGPVLAARELDGLERPLGSVAVKDGSLQLAFKPYQLRTLGLRLDAPAALAAPASTPLDLPFNLQAFTTDGHREDGAMDGAFTGYPAEMIEDSVQAAGVTFRMGPRAPRSPNAVACDGQTLALPAGARRVHLLMAASAGNTTAVFTAGPSAVTVPVPAWTGYVGSWDNRVFDGEVSDKTYSVDNALVRLDPAFLAPGRPAWWASHLHAKGEDRVYEYSYMFSVPVEIPEGVATLTLPRDRNVKVFAATAATVDNAGGASLRPFLPELLRDAAFQARFSRP